Proteins encoded within one genomic window of Sphingomonas sp. NBWT7:
- a CDS encoding DEAD/DEAH box helicase, whose translation MPFDTLPAPLAGALAARGYEAPTPVQAAVLEPDAAGRDLIVSARTGSGKTVAFGLAMAPELVGEDERILPSREPLALVIAPTRELALQVSRELIWLYGPTGARVVTCVGGMDASKERRNLNHGAHIVVGTPGRLRDHIERGALDLSALKAAVLDEADEMLDMGFREDLEAILDATPTERRTLLFSATMPKPIVQLARRYQKDALRISTVEEDRGHGDITYQAVTVSPSDIEHAVINLLRLHEAETAMLFCATRDNVRHLHASLVERGFTAVALSGEHSQNERNAALQALRDRRARVCVATDVAARGIDLPTLSLVIHVELPRDAETLQHRSGRTGRAGKKGTAVLIVPFQRRRWAEAMLRGARIPVEWTNAPTPEDVRAKDRERLLEQLLAPTESDEEDRPLIERLMAEKSAEDIAAALVHAYRNAMPAPEEIVAATPEAQRAAQREKHRPGFEDIVWFRMNIGRRQNADPRWIMPLICRRGHLTKNDIGAIRIGPNETAFQIPRALAAKFQASVARTASAEDDVLIEVSDRPPAAAPRTGGAGRPPAGARPPSGRPPARTPRR comes from the coding sequence ATGCCATTCGATACCCTACCCGCGCCGCTCGCCGGCGCGCTCGCCGCGCGCGGCTATGAAGCGCCCACCCCGGTCCAGGCGGCCGTTCTCGAGCCCGACGCTGCCGGCCGCGACCTCATCGTTTCCGCCCGCACCGGCTCGGGCAAGACGGTCGCGTTCGGGCTGGCGATGGCGCCCGAGCTGGTCGGCGAGGACGAACGCATCCTGCCTTCGCGCGAGCCGCTCGCGCTGGTGATCGCCCCGACGCGCGAGCTCGCGCTGCAGGTCAGCCGCGAGCTCATCTGGCTCTACGGGCCGACCGGCGCGCGTGTCGTCACCTGCGTCGGCGGGATGGATGCCTCCAAGGAGCGCCGCAACCTCAACCACGGCGCGCACATCGTCGTCGGCACGCCGGGGCGGCTGCGCGACCATATCGAACGCGGCGCACTCGATCTCTCCGCGTTAAAAGCCGCGGTGCTCGACGAGGCGGACGAGATGCTCGACATGGGCTTCCGGGAGGATCTCGAAGCAATCCTCGACGCAACGCCGACCGAGCGCCGCACGCTGCTGTTCTCGGCGACGATGCCCAAGCCGATCGTCCAGCTCGCGCGCCGTTACCAGAAGGATGCGCTGCGCATCTCGACGGTGGAGGAGGATCGCGGGCACGGCGACATCACCTACCAGGCGGTCACGGTCAGCCCGTCGGACATCGAACATGCGGTGATCAACCTGCTGCGGCTGCACGAGGCGGAAACGGCGATGCTGTTCTGCGCAACGCGCGACAACGTCCGCCATCTCCACGCCAGCTTGGTCGAGCGCGGCTTCACCGCCGTGGCGCTCTCGGGCGAGCACAGCCAGAACGAGCGCAATGCCGCGCTGCAGGCGCTGCGTGATCGCCGCGCGCGCGTCTGCGTCGCGACCGACGTAGCGGCACGCGGCATCGATCTGCCGACGCTCAGCCTCGTCATCCACGTCGAGCTCCCGCGCGATGCGGAAACGCTGCAGCATCGCTCCGGCCGCACCGGGCGCGCGGGCAAGAAGGGCACCGCGGTGCTGATCGTGCCGTTCCAGCGCCGCCGCTGGGCCGAAGCGATGCTGCGCGGCGCGCGCATCCCGGTGGAATGGACCAACGCGCCGACGCCGGAAGACGTGCGCGCCAAGGATCGCGAGCGGCTGCTCGAGCAATTGCTCGCGCCGACCGAGAGCGACGAAGAGGATCGCCCGCTGATCGAGCGGCTGATGGCGGAGAAGAGCGCGGAGGATATCGCCGCCGCGCTGGTTCACGCCTATCGCAACGCGATGCCCGCGCCCGAGGAGATCGTCGCCGCGACGCCCGAGGCGCAGCGCGCCGCACAGCGCGAGAAGCACCGCCCCGGTTTCGAGGACATCGTGTGGTTCCGCATGAACATCGGCCGGCGGCAGAATGCCGATCCGCGCTGGATCATGCCGCTGATCTGCCGCCGCGGGCATCTGACCAAGAACGATATCGGCGCGATCCGTATCGGCCCGAACGAAACCGCGTTCCAGATCCCGCGCGCGCTCGCCGCCAAGTTCCAAGCGTCGGTGGCCCGCACTGCCAGCGCGGAGGACGACGTGCTGATCGAGGTGTCGGATCGTCCGCCCGCCGCCGCCCCGCGCACCGGCGGGGCGGGCCGTCCGCCCGCCGGCGCCCGCCCGCCGTCTGGCCGTCCGCCGGCGCGCACGCCGCGCCGCTGA
- a CDS encoding NAD-dependent epimerase/dehydratase family protein, translating into MDERCVLIAGASGVIGQSAVARFAADGWRILAVSRRAPDVDAGVAYEHVPLDLTDADACRAAAAGFAGVTHVVYAALYEKPGLYAGWFEADQMETNLAMLRNLMEPLLAAARGLRHVSVFQGTKAYGAHLHSIALPAKEDRPRDPHANFYWLQEDWLRERRAGADWGLTIWRPQVVFGGATGVAMNIVPVLGAYAAICRELGLPLAYPGRAGGVSEAVDADLIADALAWAADAPAAADETYNITNGDVFTWADAWPGIAQAVGLEAAYGAPFALVDLLLEHEAVWDRLVARHGLRATPLRALLGESHHYADLLFGVHAPDHAARAPVLVSTIKLRQAGFGACTDTDAMFAKWLARLAERRIVPPPGA; encoded by the coding sequence ATGGACGAGCGTTGCGTGCTGATTGCGGGGGCAAGCGGGGTGATCGGGCAATCCGCGGTGGCGCGCTTCGCCGCCGACGGCTGGCGCATCCTCGCGGTGTCGCGCCGCGCGCCCGACGTCGATGCGGGTGTGGCGTACGAGCACGTGCCGCTCGATCTGACCGACGCGGACGCGTGCCGCGCGGCGGCGGCAGGGTTCGCGGGGGTGACGCACGTCGTCTACGCCGCGCTGTACGAGAAGCCGGGGCTGTACGCGGGCTGGTTCGAGGCGGACCAGATGGAAACCAACCTCGCGATGCTGCGCAACCTGATGGAGCCGCTGCTCGCCGCGGCGCGCGGGCTGCGGCACGTCAGCGTGTTCCAGGGCACCAAGGCCTATGGCGCGCACCTCCACTCGATCGCGCTGCCGGCGAAGGAGGATCGGCCGCGCGATCCGCACGCGAACTTCTACTGGCTGCAGGAGGATTGGCTGCGTGAGCGGCGAGCGGGCGCCGACTGGGGGCTGACGATCTGGCGGCCACAGGTGGTGTTCGGCGGCGCGACGGGCGTGGCGATGAACATCGTGCCCGTGCTCGGCGCCTATGCCGCGATCTGCCGCGAGCTTGGGCTACCGCTCGCCTATCCCGGGCGGGCGGGCGGGGTCAGCGAGGCGGTCGACGCCGATCTGATCGCCGATGCGCTCGCCTGGGCGGCGGATGCACCGGCGGCGGCGGACGAAACGTACAACATCACCAACGGCGACGTCTTCACCTGGGCCGATGCGTGGCCGGGGATTGCGCAGGCGGTGGGGCTGGAGGCGGCGTACGGCGCGCCGTTCGCGCTGGTCGACCTCCTGCTGGAACACGAGGCGGTGTGGGATCGGCTGGTTGCGCGCCACGGTCTGCGCGCGACGCCGCTGCGCGCGCTGCTCGGCGAATCGCATCATTACGCCGACCTGCTGTTCGGCGTGCACGCGCCCGATCATGCCGCACGCGCGCCAGTGCTGGTGAGCACGATCAAGCTGCGCCAGGCGGGGTTCGGCGCGTGCACCGATACCGACGCGATGTTCGCCAAGTGGCTGGCGCGGCTGGCCGAGCGGCGGATCGTGCCGCCGCCCGGCGCTTGA
- a CDS encoding NAD(P)-dependent alcohol dehydrogenase: MRTIQLEKPGGLDRLKVTETERVAPRRDEIVVRVRASSLNFHDYAVVAGMIPTPDGRVPMSDGAGEVVEIGEDVTEFAVGDKVVSTFFPHWIDGEPDRAMMGDVPGDMADGFAREYVTNAATAFTRAPAGYSDAEAATLTCAGLTAWRALVVNGQVKSGDTVLVQGTGGVSIFALQFAKAAGATVIATSSSDEKLDRLRGMGADHLINYKSHENWGEIAREKTGGRGVDHVVEIGGSGTMPQSIVATRTGGHISLIGVLAGVGGHVPTVMVMHNNQRIIGLTVGARRHQQDMVRAIEANGIKPVIDRHFPLEQIADAFRHQESGKHFGKIVLDI, translated from the coding sequence ATGCGCACGATCCAGTTGGAGAAACCCGGCGGCCTCGATCGGCTGAAGGTCACCGAAACCGAGCGCGTTGCACCGCGCCGCGACGAGATCGTCGTGCGCGTGCGCGCCAGTTCGCTCAACTTCCACGACTATGCCGTCGTCGCCGGCATGATCCCTACCCCCGACGGCCGCGTGCCGATGTCCGACGGCGCGGGCGAGGTGGTCGAGATCGGCGAGGACGTCACCGAATTCGCAGTCGGCGACAAGGTCGTCTCCACCTTCTTCCCGCACTGGATCGATGGCGAGCCCGACCGCGCGATGATGGGCGACGTGCCGGGCGACATGGCGGACGGTTTCGCGCGCGAATATGTCACCAACGCCGCCACCGCCTTCACCCGCGCCCCCGCCGGCTATTCGGATGCGGAGGCGGCGACGCTCACCTGCGCCGGGCTCACTGCGTGGCGCGCGCTGGTCGTCAACGGACAGGTGAAGAGCGGCGACACCGTGCTCGTCCAGGGCACCGGCGGCGTCTCGATCTTCGCATTGCAGTTCGCCAAGGCGGCGGGCGCGACCGTCATCGCCACCTCCTCGTCCGACGAGAAGCTCGATCGGCTGCGCGGCATGGGCGCCGATCACCTCATCAACTACAAGAGCCACGAGAATTGGGGCGAGATCGCGCGCGAGAAGACCGGCGGGCGCGGCGTCGACCACGTCGTCGAGATCGGCGGGTCGGGCACCATGCCGCAGTCGATCGTCGCGACGCGTACCGGTGGCCACATCTCGCTGATCGGCGTCCTCGCCGGCGTCGGCGGGCACGTGCCGACGGTCATGGTGATGCACAACAACCAGCGCATCATCGGCCTCACCGTCGGCGCGCGCCGGCACCAGCAGGACATGGTGCGCGCGATCGAGGCCAACGGGATCAAGCCGGTGATCGACCGCCACTTCCCGCTCGAACAGATCGCCGATGCCTTCCGCCACCAGGAATCGGGCAAGCATTTCGGCAAGATCGTGCTCGATATCTGA
- a CDS encoding 4a-hydroxytetrahydrobiopterin dehydratase yields the protein MVDQLSETERADALDTLPDWDYDEGRDAITRSIVFTDFAEAFGFMTQVALIAEKADHHPEWTNVWNRVEITLTTHDAGGLSERDIELASAIDSILDG from the coding sequence ATGGTCGATCAGCTGAGCGAAACCGAGCGGGCCGACGCGCTCGATACCCTGCCCGACTGGGATTACGACGAAGGGCGCGACGCGATCACGCGCTCGATCGTGTTCACCGATTTCGCCGAGGCGTTCGGCTTCATGACGCAGGTCGCGTTGATCGCCGAGAAGGCCGATCACCATCCCGAATGGACCAACGTGTGGAACCGCGTCGAGATCACGTTGACGACGCACGATGCCGGCGGCCTGTCCGAACGCGACATCGAACTGGCGAGCGCGATCGATTCGATCCTCGACGGCTGA
- a CDS encoding amidohydrolase family protein, protein MKFYAASLVSLTALAAHGAPAQVAAPVQPTPAQTQAPEDRSVQQAPPRDTLPTPSPASAPAAAPTPASAPAPAAVDAATPGKPTKWNVNAPAGATVRQVPIRTSEGSWMDVDVSPDGRTLAFTLLGDIYTMPIAGGTPTRIAEGLAYEVQPRFSPEGRRIAFTSDRGGGDNIWVMNVDGSDKRQVTKEDFRLLNQPSWSKDGRFIVAKKHFTTGRSLGTGEVWMYHVSGGAGVVLVKRPNETHQKELGEPIYAADGKSVFYTRNVTPGPIFEYAQDSNTDLFDIERYDLETGEVTKAVTGAGGAVRPTPSPDGRKIAFVRREATRSKLYVKDLASGEERKIYDDLDQDVQETWAVTGVYPNMAWLPDSQGLVFWAKGKIRRIDADGSNAREIPFAINDTRGVIDGPHPQIAVAPDRFITAMPRFASVSPDGRQVVFETLGKLWLKPLAGGAPRRLTRGDDGFELFPSWSRDGKNLVFVSWTDDGLGRLRTVAAGGGNPRDVTTQPGHYARPRFSPDGKTIVFERTGAGGLTSSKWSEDPGVYRIAATGGAITRVARGAAAPQFGAANDRLFMLEDERKDGKSVRQLVSTDLSGEAKRVHAGGELATDYIVSPTGEYVAFRQNYAAYVVPLMPGGQSVGLSPDAKALPVTKVSAGGADYINWSNDGTRLHWSLGPTLYTVETVRLFADAPRSDGAPSFTPPASGVSLAMDETAAKPNATLAITGAKLVTMAGPAAADGGIVEDGVIVIRGDRIVAVGPRASTTIPAGATTIDAAGKTIIPGLIDAHAHGPAGSDELVPQRNWSMLQNLALGTTTIHDPSNRSSEIFTASEYQRAGLILAPRIFSTGKVVYGAKAADVYAQIDSLDDALAHVRRLKAQGGHSVKNYNQPRRDQRQQVTEAARRENMQVVAEGGSLYGLDITHIADGNSTLEHNIPLETFYDDVLQFFAASKTNYTPTLVVSYGGLAGDPYWRQATDVFAHPLLKAHTPPTRLLADNARRIKAPDDNFVDDDNAREANKLAKKGVLVSIGAHGQQAGIGAHWELWSFVRGGMTPVEALRAGTIVSAQSLGMARDIGSLEAGKLADLVVLDADPTADIRNSDKVRQVMLGGRLYDAKTLDEVTTGTAKRGAYFWETPTN, encoded by the coding sequence ATGAAGTTCTACGCGGCGTCGCTCGTCTCCCTCACGGCCCTCGCCGCGCACGGCGCGCCCGCGCAGGTCGCCGCGCCGGTCCAGCCAACACCCGCGCAAACGCAGGCGCCCGAGGATCGCAGCGTGCAGCAGGCCCCGCCGCGCGACACGCTGCCCACGCCTTCACCCGCTTCCGCCCCGGCCGCTGCTCCCACCCCCGCCAGCGCCCCAGCTCCCGCCGCCGTCGACGCGGCCACGCCCGGCAAGCCAACGAAGTGGAACGTCAACGCCCCCGCCGGCGCCACCGTCCGCCAGGTGCCGATCCGCACCAGCGAGGGCAGCTGGATGGATGTCGACGTCAGCCCCGACGGCCGCACGCTCGCCTTCACGCTGCTCGGCGACATCTACACGATGCCGATCGCCGGCGGCACGCCGACGCGCATCGCCGAGGGTCTCGCCTATGAAGTGCAGCCGCGCTTCTCGCCCGAAGGGCGCCGCATCGCCTTCACCTCCGATCGCGGCGGCGGCGACAACATCTGGGTGATGAACGTCGACGGCAGCGACAAGCGGCAGGTGACGAAGGAAGACTTCCGCCTCTTGAACCAGCCGAGCTGGAGCAAGGACGGCCGCTTCATCGTCGCCAAGAAGCATTTCACCACCGGCCGCTCATTGGGCACCGGCGAGGTGTGGATGTACCACGTCTCGGGCGGCGCCGGCGTCGTGCTGGTCAAGCGCCCGAACGAGACGCACCAAAAGGAACTCGGCGAGCCGATCTACGCCGCCGACGGCAAGTCAGTCTTCTACACGCGCAACGTCACCCCCGGCCCGATCTTCGAATATGCGCAGGATTCGAACACCGATCTGTTCGACATCGAGCGCTACGATCTCGAGACCGGCGAGGTGACCAAGGCGGTGACCGGCGCGGGCGGCGCGGTGCGCCCCACCCCCTCGCCCGACGGCCGCAAGATCGCCTTCGTCCGCCGCGAGGCGACGCGCTCGAAGCTCTACGTCAAGGATCTCGCCTCGGGCGAGGAGCGCAAGATCTACGACGATCTCGACCAGGACGTGCAGGAAACCTGGGCGGTCACCGGCGTCTATCCCAACATGGCGTGGCTGCCCGACAGCCAGGGCCTCGTCTTCTGGGCGAAGGGCAAAATCCGCCGCATCGACGCCGATGGCTCCAACGCGCGCGAGATCCCCTTCGCAATCAACGACACGCGCGGGGTGATCGACGGGCCGCATCCGCAGATCGCGGTCGCGCCCGATCGCTTCATCACCGCGATGCCGCGCTTCGCCAGCGTCTCCCCCGACGGGCGGCAGGTGGTGTTCGAAACGCTCGGCAAGCTGTGGTTGAAACCACTCGCGGGCGGCGCGCCGCGCCGGCTGACGCGCGGCGACGACGGGTTCGAACTGTTCCCCAGCTGGTCGCGTGACGGCAAGAACCTCGTCTTCGTCAGCTGGACCGACGACGGGCTCGGCCGGCTGCGGACCGTTGCCGCCGGCGGCGGGAACCCGCGCGACGTGACGACCCAGCCCGGCCATTATGCGCGCCCGCGCTTCTCGCCCGACGGCAAGACGATCGTATTCGAGCGCACCGGCGCCGGCGGCCTCACCAGCTCGAAATGGTCGGAAGATCCCGGCGTCTATCGCATCGCCGCGACGGGCGGCGCGATCACCCGCGTCGCGCGCGGAGCGGCGGCGCCGCAATTCGGTGCCGCAAACGACCGCCTGTTCATGCTCGAGGACGAGCGCAAGGACGGCAAATCGGTGCGCCAGCTCGTCAGCACCGATCTGTCGGGCGAGGCGAAGCGCGTCCATGCCGGCGGCGAGCTCGCGACCGATTACATCGTCTCGCCGACCGGCGAGTACGTCGCGTTCCGCCAGAATTACGCGGCTTACGTGGTGCCGCTGATGCCCGGCGGCCAGTCGGTCGGCCTGTCGCCCGATGCGAAAGCGCTGCCGGTGACCAAGGTGAGCGCAGGCGGCGCGGATTACATCAACTGGTCGAACGACGGCACGCGGCTGCACTGGAGCCTCGGGCCGACACTCTACACCGTCGAGACCGTGCGGCTCTTCGCCGATGCGCCGCGCAGCGACGGCGCGCCGTCGTTCACCCCGCCCGCGAGCGGCGTATCGCTCGCGATGGATGAAACCGCGGCCAAGCCGAATGCGACGCTCGCGATCACCGGCGCGAAGCTGGTGACGATGGCCGGGCCGGCGGCGGCGGACGGCGGGATCGTCGAGGACGGCGTGATCGTGATCCGCGGCGATCGCATCGTCGCGGTCGGCCCGCGCGCCTCCACCACCATCCCCGCCGGTGCGACGACGATCGACGCCGCCGGCAAGACGATCATCCCCGGGCTGATCGACGCGCACGCGCACGGCCCCGCGGGCAGCGATGAGCTGGTGCCGCAGCGCAACTGGTCGATGTTGCAGAACCTCGCGCTCGGCACGACGACGATCCACGATCCGTCGAACCGCTCGAGCGAGATCTTCACCGCGTCTGAATATCAGCGCGCCGGGCTGATCCTCGCGCCGCGCATCTTCTCGACCGGCAAGGTGGTGTACGGCGCCAAGGCGGCCGACGTGTACGCGCAGATCGACAGCCTCGACGATGCGCTGGCGCACGTCCGCCGGCTGAAGGCGCAGGGCGGCCATAGCGTGAAGAACTACAACCAGCCGCGCCGCGATCAACGTCAGCAGGTGACCGAGGCCGCGCGGCGCGAGAACATGCAGGTCGTGGCGGAAGGCGGCTCGCTCTACGGGCTCGACATCACCCACATCGCCGACGGCAATTCGACGCTGGAGCACAACATCCCGCTCGAAACCTTCTACGACGACGTGCTGCAATTCTTCGCCGCGTCGAAGACGAATTATACGCCCACGCTGGTGGTCAGCTATGGCGGGCTCGCCGGTGACCCGTACTGGCGGCAGGCGACCGACGTCTTCGCGCACCCGCTGCTGAAGGCGCACACCCCGCCGACGCGCCTGCTTGCCGACAACGCCCGCCGCATCAAGGCGCCGGACGACAATTTTGTCGATGACGACAATGCGCGCGAGGCGAACAAGCTTGCCAAGAAGGGCGTGCTCGTCTCGATCGGCGCGCACGGCCAGCAGGCGGGCATCGGCGCGCACTGGGAACTCTGGTCGTTCGTGCGCGGCGGGATGACGCCGGTCGAGGCATTGCGCGCGGGAACGATCGTTTCCGCGCAATCGCTCGGCATGGCGCGCGACATCGGCTCGCTCGAGGCCGGCAAGCTCGCCGACCTCGTCGTGCTCGATGCCGATCCCACCGCCGACATCCGCAACAGCGACAAGGTGCGCCAGGTGATGCTCGGCGGACGCCTCTACGATGCGAAGACGCTCGACGAGGTCACGACCGGCACCGCGAAGCGCGGCGCATATTTCTGGGAAACGCCAACGAACTGA
- a CDS encoding helicase-related protein: MPDPSPIAPTLGIAESAAALAEVVADGDLIVAAADEARGLALAHALGAAVPDACVLFCPGSDALPGDAAPASPENVGQRASALRQLHTLLARRKRPRIALITTGEALARAYPPPAEFAAEPPVVALGKPIDLPALFEKLTELGYVADERVDEPGEIALRGQVLDVFPADARRPLRIEADDGKVAAIRCYDPADQRSVGEIERQELGRVAEPPLGKERVALIDHLPGARLVIGAAAEDRRRRVLALAADIARRRPKRALRDLLDAEQWKAALATRERIDATRAGDPPPRFVEGAAPLRAFGKEGRAALEAKQRVVLIGTARDLRYLTRRAANVLKVEATAVSSWADALRAKSGSFVTLTMTADRGFRRDGVLAVAAADLLGSRAERDDGVQHVAEPVFAQATEIRVGDLVIHEDHGIGQVAGLEALPEAQGGGEAIKLVYAADAVRLVPVAEADRLWRYGAEEDAVTLDKLDGSSWQKRRAEIDVAIAESARQLTALAAERATRTAPVLDPDTAAYERFAAGFPYSETADQLAAIDAVRADLASGRPMDRLIVGDVGFGKTEVALRAAALAALAGKQVALAAPTTVLARQHIEEFTERFEGTGIVVAGLSRLSSAAEKKQVKAGLNDGSIHVVVGTGAVAAKGIAYHDLALVIIDEEQRFGAADKQRLRDLSAGHVLTLSATPIPRTLQSALVGLRQLSVIATPPARRQPIRTAVGSYAPDTLRAALLREQSRGGQSFVVVPRIEDMAPLAAELATLVPELEVLEAHGKMPAAEIDEAMVRFGRGDGDVLLATNIIEAGLDVPRANTMAIMRADRFGLSQLHQLRGRVGRGSRRGQVLLFTNADDAIAPKTLKRLRTLEAFDRLGAGFAISARDLDMRGAGDLLGDTQAGHMRLIGVALYQQLLEGALRAARGEDAERWSPELNLGLEGRLPDAWIPDVDLRVSLYARLARLTDEGALDAFEDELEDRFGGLPDEARLLLATARIRAAAIASGVARIDAGPAAIALTPRRGSTIDAKAAGLEAAKDRFLLREPIAEAPARLERVQQLFEAIA; the protein is encoded by the coding sequence ATGCCCGATCCCTCGCCAATCGCGCCGACGCTCGGCATCGCCGAAAGCGCGGCTGCCTTGGCGGAGGTGGTGGCGGACGGCGATCTGATCGTCGCGGCGGCCGACGAGGCGCGTGGGCTCGCGCTCGCGCACGCGCTGGGCGCCGCGGTGCCCGATGCCTGCGTGCTATTCTGCCCCGGCAGCGATGCGCTGCCCGGCGACGCGGCGCCCGCCTCGCCCGAGAACGTCGGCCAGCGCGCTTCGGCTTTGCGCCAGCTCCACACGCTGCTGGCGCGCAGGAAGCGGCCGCGAATCGCGCTCATCACGACGGGCGAGGCGCTCGCGCGGGCCTATCCCCCGCCTGCCGAATTCGCCGCCGAGCCGCCGGTGGTCGCGCTCGGCAAGCCGATCGACCTTCCGGCACTGTTCGAGAAGCTGACTGAGCTCGGCTATGTCGCCGACGAGCGCGTCGACGAGCCGGGCGAGATCGCGTTGCGCGGCCAGGTGCTCGACGTATTTCCTGCCGACGCGCGGCGTCCGCTGCGCATCGAGGCGGACGACGGCAAGGTGGCGGCGATTCGCTGCTACGATCCCGCCGATCAGCGCAGCGTGGGCGAGATCGAGCGGCAGGAACTCGGCCGCGTCGCAGAACCGCCGCTCGGAAAGGAGCGTGTCGCACTGATCGATCACCTGCCCGGCGCGCGGCTGGTGATCGGCGCGGCGGCGGAGGATCGCCGCCGCCGCGTGCTCGCGCTCGCCGCCGATATCGCGCGCCGCCGCCCCAAGCGCGCGCTGCGCGATCTGCTCGATGCAGAGCAGTGGAAGGCGGCGCTGGCGACGCGTGAGCGGATCGACGCGACCCGCGCCGGCGATCCGCCGCCGCGCTTCGTCGAGGGCGCCGCCCCCCTACGCGCGTTCGGCAAGGAGGGGCGCGCCGCGCTTGAGGCGAAGCAGCGCGTCGTGCTGATCGGCACCGCGCGCGATCTGCGCTACCTGACGCGCCGCGCCGCCAACGTCCTCAAGGTGGAAGCGACCGCCGTTTCCTCCTGGGCCGATGCGCTCCGCGCCAAATCCGGCAGCTTCGTCACGCTGACCATGACCGCCGATCGTGGCTTCCGCCGCGACGGCGTGCTCGCGGTCGCCGCCGCCGATCTGCTCGGCAGCCGCGCCGAGCGCGACGACGGCGTTCAGCACGTCGCCGAGCCGGTGTTCGCGCAGGCGACCGAGATCCGCGTCGGCGATCTCGTCATCCACGAGGATCACGGCATCGGCCAGGTCGCCGGGCTCGAGGCCTTGCCCGAGGCGCAGGGCGGGGGCGAGGCGATCAAGCTCGTCTACGCCGCCGATGCGGTGCGCCTCGTCCCCGTGGCGGAGGCGGACCGGCTGTGGCGCTACGGCGCGGAAGAAGATGCCGTCACGCTCGACAAGCTCGACGGATCGAGCTGGCAGAAGCGCCGCGCCGAGATCGACGTCGCGATCGCGGAGAGCGCACGGCAGCTGACGGCGCTCGCGGCGGAACGCGCGACGCGCACCGCGCCCGTCCTCGATCCCGATACCGCCGCCTACGAACGCTTCGCCGCAGGCTTCCCCTATAGCGAGACCGCCGATCAGCTCGCCGCGATCGACGCCGTGCGTGCCGATCTCGCCTCGGGCCGCCCGATGGACCGGCTGATCGTCGGCGACGTCGGTTTCGGCAAGACCGAGGTCGCGCTGCGCGCCGCCGCGCTTGCCGCGCTCGCCGGCAAGCAGGTCGCACTCGCCGCCCCCACCACCGTGCTCGCCCGCCAGCATATCGAGGAGTTCACCGAGCGATTCGAGGGCACGGGGATCGTCGTCGCCGGCCTCTCGCGCCTGTCCTCCGCGGCGGAGAAGAAGCAGGTGAAGGCGGGGCTGAATGACGGCTCGATCCACGTCGTCGTCGGCACCGGCGCAGTGGCCGCCAAGGGCATCGCCTATCACGATCTCGCGCTCGTCATCATCGACGAGGAGCAGCGCTTCGGCGCGGCGGACAAGCAGCGGCTGCGCGATCTGTCCGCCGGGCACGTGCTGACGCTGTCCGCCACGCCGATCCCGCGCACGCTGCAATCGGCGCTCGTCGGGCTGCGGCAATTGTCCGTCATCGCGACGCCGCCCGCGCGCCGCCAGCCGATCCGCACCGCGGTGGGCAGCTACGCGCCCGACACGTTGCGCGCCGCGCTGCTGCGCGAGCAGAGCCGCGGCGGGCAGAGCTTCGTCGTCGTGCCGCGGATCGAGGACATGGCGCCGCTCGCCGCCGAACTCGCGACGCTCGTCCCCGAGCTCGAGGTGCTCGAGGCGCACGGCAAGATGCCCGCGGCGGAGATCGACGAGGCGATGGTGCGCTTCGGGCGCGGCGACGGCGACGTGCTGCTCGCCACCAACATCATCGAGGCTGGGCTCGACGTGCCGCGTGCCAACACGATGGCGATCATGCGCGCCGATCGCTTCGGCCTGTCGCAGCTGCACCAGCTGCGCGGGCGCGTCGGGCGCGGCAGCCGGCGCGGGCAGGTGCTGCTGTTCACCAACGCCGACGATGCGATCGCGCCGAAAACGCTGAAGCGGCTACGTACGCTGGAGGCGTTCGACCGCCTCGGCGCGGGCTTCGCGATCAGTGCGCGCGATCTCGACATGCGCGGTGCGGGCGATCTGCTCGGCGATACGCAGGCGGGCCACATGCGGCTGATCGGCGTCGCGCTATACCAGCAATTGCTCGAAGGCGCGCTGCGCGCCGCACGCGGCGAGGATGCCGAGCGCTGGTCGCCCGAGCTCAACCTCGGCCTCGAAGGGCGCCTGCCCGACGCGTGGATTCCCGACGTGGACCTGCGCGTTTCGCTCTACGCCCGCCTCGCCCGGCTGACCGACGAGGGCGCGCTCGACGCGTTCGAGGACGAGCTCGAGGACCGCTTCGGCGGGCTGCCAGACGAAGCGCGATTGCTGCTCGCCACCGCGCGCATCCGTGCCGCCGCGATCGCCAGCGGCGTGGCGCGGATCGATGCCGGCCCCGCGGCGATCGCGCTTACCCCGCGGCGGGGCAGCACGATCGACGCGAAGGCCGCCGGGCTGGAGGCGGCAAAGGACCGCTTCCTGCTGCGCGAGCCGATTGCCGAGGCGCCGGCGCGGCTCGAACGCGTGCAGCAGCTGTTCGAGGCGATCGCCTGA